The sequence AATCGAGCCGCTCGGATCATCCGTGCAATGGGTCATGGAGCGGCCGACAGACCCGAAGAGCCGCGATCTGTTCCCGCTTCCAGACTATGATCCCGTAAACTTCAGGTACTGCGTGGCCCGCGCTGCGGACGGAGCGATCGGATCGGGCCGCATGATGACGCTCGAAGACAACGCGCTCATGATCGAGATGCGGGAGACTTTTGCCGATCCTGAGCGCACCGTCATCGTGTCGCGTCCGGAGCTGCGGCAGGAGACTCCAAACGGCCCGATCGGCGTCAGTTGCACGTTCCAGGATCCCGCCGTGTAAACGGGCAACGCACGTTTGGGGACGGACCGCGCAGAAGCGGCGTGATCCGTCCCGTCTCGGGTATCGCAAGACCAGCAACGCTGCGCGCCTACTCCAGCTTGATGTTCGCCGCTTCGATCACCTTCTTCCAGCGTGCCGTTTCCGCGGCGATGTAGGCTGCGAACGGCTCCGAATCCACCGCGACCGCGGTGGCACCGAGCTCGGCCATCTTCTGCACCGTCTCCGGCTGCTGCATGAAGGCGCGGATCTCCGCGGAGAGCTTCTCGACGATCGGCTTCGGCGTGCCCGCAGGGACAAAGAAGCCATGCCAGGCCACGGCCTCGAAGCCCGGCAGGAATTCGGCGACCGCGGGGACCTGCGGATCGAAGTCCGCGCGCTTGGGCGTTGCCGTCGCCAGCATCGCGAGCTGGCCGGTCTTCACCTGCGGCAGCAGCAGCGGCACGTTGTCGAAGGCGAGATCGATCTGGCCGCTAAGCAGATCCGTCAGCATCTGGCTCGAGCCCTTGTAGGGCACGTGCACCATCTTGGTGCCGGTCATCTGCTGAAACAGCTCGCCCGCCAGATGCTGCGAGGTGCCGACGCCGGCGGAGCCGAACGAGACCTTGTCCGGGTTTGCTTTGAGGTAGGCGATCAGCTCCGGCACGGTGCGCGCCGCGACCTTGTTGGGATTCACTACGAGCACGTTGGGCACGACGCTGATCTGGGCAACCGGCACCAAATCCTTGTCCGGCTGGTAGCTCAGCTTCGGGCCATAGAGCGACGGATTGATCGCAAGCGCGGAGGTGCTGGCAAGACCGAGCGTGATGCCATCCGGCGCCGATTTCGCCAGCCGCGTCACGCCGAGGATCGAGCCGGCGCCGCCGACATTCTCCACCACGAAGGGCTTGCCGAGCTTCACCTGCAAATGGTTCGAGACCATGCGCGCGAAAATATCAGCGGTACCGCCGGCGGCGAACGGAACGATCACCGTCACCTGCTTGGACGGATAGCCATCCTGCGCCTGCACCGGCGACGTCGCCAGCAGCACTGCCGACACAAGACCAAGCCACATCGATCTCATCGAAATTTCCTCTACTTTCATCGTGTTGTTGATTGGCCGCGCGCGGCGGGGCGTAGCTAGAACGCGACCTCGTACATGTTCAGGATCGCATCCCGGCCGAGATCGCGTGGATTGTTGTCGAGCAGGCGGCGGATGGCGTGCGCCTCATCGGCCATCACGCCGAGGTCGTTTTTGGGCACGCCGAGCGCGGACAGCCGCATCTCGATGCCGAGATCCTTGCAGAACGCGTAGGTCGCCTCGAATGCGAGATTCGGATCGCGTTGCTGGGGCAGCCCTAGCGCACCCAGCACCGCAACGGTCTTCTCCTCCACCGCGGGCATGTTGAAGGCCAGCGTGTGCGGGAAGATCACCGCACAGGCGAGGCCATGCGCAACATGATGGCGCGTGCCGAGCGGATAGGCCACCGCGTGGCCCGCGGTGGTATTTACCGGTCCCAGGCAATAGCCGCCATAGAGCGAGGCCAGGGACAGGCCGGCGCGCGCCTCGCGGTCGCTGCCATCCGCTACCGCGCGCTTGAGATAGCGTCCGACCAGCCGGGCGCCTTCGAGCGCATAAAGGTCGATCGTCGGATGCGCCTTGCGGCTGGTGTAGGCCTCGACGCAATGCGCCAGCGCATCGACGCCGGTTGCCGCAGTGACCTCCTTCGGCACGGTCATGGTCAGGTCAGGATCGACGATGGCGATGTCGGCGAGCATGAAGCGGCTCTGCACCGCCTGCTTGTTCTGGCTGACGGGATCGGTGACCAGCGCGCGGGTGCCGGCCTCGCTGCCGGTGCCCGACGTGGTCGGGATCTGCATCAGCGCGACGCTGCGGCCGGCGACCTTCTCCGGCCCGACGATGTCGGCAAAGGGCACGTCAGACGTGCACATCACCGCGACCAGCTTGGCGAGATCCATCGCGCTGCCGCCGCCGAAGCCGACAACGAGATCGGGCTTGGCCTCCTTCGCCATTGCCACCGCCTTCTCGAGATTGGGCAGGTCCGGCTCGGGCTTGACGTCGCCGAACACCTTTACGGCGCCCGGCAGTGCCAGCGTATCGACGCGGCGCGCATTGAAGGGATCGGAGATCACCAGCGGCCGCCTGGCGCCGATCCGCTCGGCAAAGCGCGCCGCGGCGGTGATGGTGCCGTTGCCGAACTCCAGGACGGTGGGACGTTGGATTTCGATGGGCGTGAAGGCGTTGGTCATCGTGCGTTCGATCTCATGATTTGGCTGCGGAGGCGCCGGCGGCGAGCCGCTCGGCATAATCGATGGCCTCGATCAGGCTGTGCTCGTTGGCGATGCCCTTGCCGGCAATGTCGAAGGCGGTGCCGTGATCGACGGAAGTGCGGATGATCGGCAGACCCAGCGTGATGTTGACGCCGGAGAGCTCCTGCCAGCGGCCGGTCGCGGGATCGACCTGGAAGCCGAGCAACTTGACCGGGATGTGCCCCTGGTCGTGATACATCGCGACCGCGGCATCGAACTGGCCGGCGCGCAGCTTGACGAAGATGGTATCGCCCGGCACCGGGCCGACGACGTCGAGGCCGTCGGCGACCGCTTTCGCGATCGTCGGCGCCGACACGTCGATATCCTGCCGGCCGAACAGGCCGCCCTCGCCCGCATGCGGATTGAGCGCGGCAATCGCGATCTTGGGCTTTGCAATGCCGAGGCGATGCAACGCGTCGTTGGTGAGATCAATCACCATGCGCAACCGCTCCGGCGTCAGGCGCTTCGGCACGTCCTCCAGCGCGACATGAGTCGAGACATGGCTGACGCGCATGTTGCCATGGGCCAGCAGCATCACCGAGCCGCGCACGCCGGTGAGATGCGCCAGCATCTCGGTATGGCCGGGGAAATGATAGCCCGCCTTGTTGAGGGCTTCCTTGTTGAGCGGCGCGGTGACGATGGCCGCGGTGCGGCCGGCCTGCGTCAGGCGCACGCCCTGCTCGATCGCCTTGTAGGCGAAGCGTCCGCCATCGGCGCTGAGCACGCCGGGCGTGATCGGATCACCCTCGGCGTCGGCTTGCAGGTAGCAGAGGTTTGGCCATTCGGGATCATCGGCCGTGACCTCCGGGATCGCAATGTCGGCGCCGAGCGCGGCCTTGGCGCCACCGAGCGTCGCGCCGCTGCCGATGACGAGCAGGCGCAGATCGCCCTTCGCGATCCGCTCCTTCAGCCCGACACAGGCCTTGACGATGATCTCCGGCCCGATCCCGGCCGGATCGCCCATGGTGATGGCAAGATGACGAGAGGTCATATCGGACTCTCCATTCTGAGCAGATGATTGTCCCGGAGCAGGTCGCGCCACAGCTCGCTGTTGCCGAACGCTCCGGACTTTGAAACGACGTCGACGCCGGCCCAGCGCCCGCCTTGCAGGATCGAGCGCGGCAATCCGGGAACGATACGTCCCGTGACCTCGAGCGCATGCGCGCCAAGAGCAACACAGGCGGCCTTCAAGGTCTCGCCGCCGGCAACGATCAGCGTGCCGGGCGGTTCGAGCGCCGTGATCAATGCCGCCATTTCGTGCGCGATCCGACGCGCCGCCTCTGCCCGCGTCAGGCCTTCGGCGAGAGAGTATTTCACCAGCGCTACGCGGTCGTCTTCCAGCTTGCGCTCGACGCGCGTCGCCCCCTCGCCTTCCGCAAGCGCGATCGTCGCTTCGCCGCACGCAGCCAGCTGAGAGGCAGTCGCGGGCTGGTCGGAGCCGAACAGCCCCAGCACCGGCAGCTTCAATTGGCTCGGCGCATCGGCACGGTGACTCCGCGCGAGCGCGCCGGCCAATCCGCCGCTTCCGCACCACAGCACGGGCCCCGGCATGCGCCGTCCCATCTCGACGACGCGATCGAGGTCGATGTCGCTCTCGGCATCGAACACCTGAACGCCGCCTTGCGAGAGCGTATCGGGGCTGCCCTGCCGGGCTTCGATGCCGTCTTGTCTCAACTGGTCCAGCAGATTGTCACCGACACGATGCCACTCGCCTTGCACCGTGCGGGCGAATTGCTGGCCGCCAGCGGTGCGGCGCCCCTGATAGTCGAAGGCGGGCGCGACCGCGCAAGAAGCCCAGTGGCCGCTGCGCAGGCAGGCGCCGAGCTCGGCCGCCCACGCCCCACGCAGGAGGCTGTCGACCTTCTTGTAGGCGATCGTCGCTCCCTGAAGCTGCGGCGCGAGCCGCCCGACGATCTCGACGCTCTCGGCCTTCGAGCGCTCGCGGGTGCCGCTGTCAATCGCGAGGCTCCCGGAGCCGGACGTCGCGGGTGCCTCCGGCCAGGTGACGTCGAACGGTCCGCACAGGCCGACGAACTCCGCAGCGGTGTCGAGCGCACCGGTGAGATCGTCGGCAAGCAGGCGGACGGTCGTCATTGTCAGGCTCCCGCGCTGAAGATTTTGCCGGGATTCATCAGGCCACGCGGATCGAGCAAGCGCTTGATGTCGCGCATCAGCTCGATATCGAGCGGATCGGCGACACGCGCGAGCCGGCCGCGATTGGTGATGCCGATGCCGTGCTCGGCACTGATCGCCCCACCCTGCGCCGCGGTCTCGTCATCGACGATCTCGTTGATCTCAGCCACCAGCCTCGCCGTCGCTTCCGGGTCCTGGCAATGCACCCGGTCAATCAAGGCCACGACGTGGATGTTACCGTCGCCTATATGGCCGTGCATCACGACATTCGCATGCGGGACGGCCGCCTTGATCCGGGCTTCGACATTATTGACGAAAGCCGCCTGGCGTTCCAGCGGTACCACGCTGTCATGCGAGACCACGTAACCGCTGCGCTTGTTGCCTTCGGACACGCTGTGCCTGACAGCCCAGATCGCCTTTGCCTGTGCCAGATTGGAGGCCAATATGGCGTCCTCGGCGAGCCCCGCTTCTATCCCATCCGCGAGAACGGCGGCCAGCGGCTCGTTGAGGTCAACGCCTGCGAGCGTGTCGGTCAGCTCGACGATCAGATACCATGGCGTCGTCAGCTCAAAGGGAATGGTGACATGCGGCACCGTCGCGGCGATCGCCTCGATCTGCGAGCGCGACATGATCTCGAGGCTGCCGAGCCGGTCGCCGACTGCGCCGCGCAGGCGCTGCATGATCTCGAGCGCCTGCTCGACGCCCTGCAGCTTCAACAGCGCCAGGGCCGAGCTGCGCGGCGGCGCGAAAAGCTTCAGCACCGCCGCGGTGACGATGCCGAGCGTGCCCTCCGCGCCGATGAAGAGCTGCTTGAGCGCGTATCCCGTGTTGTCCTTGCGCAGCGCGCGCAGCCCGTTGAAGACGCGACCATCGGGCAGCACGACTTCCAGGCCGAGCACGAGATCGCGCGTCGGACCGTAGCGCAGCACGGCGGTGCCGCCGGCATTGGTCGAGATGTTGCCGCCGATCTGGCACGAGCCCTCGGCGCCAAGGCTCAGGGGAAAATAGCGATCGACGTCGCGCGCCGCGTTCTGCACCTCCGCGAGGATGCAGCCGGCCTCCACCGTGATGGTGTTGGCGAGCGGGCTGACGTCGCGCACAGTGCGCATCCGATCGAGCCGGATCACGACATTGCCGGCGTGATCGTCGGGCGTCGCCGCCCCGCACATGCCGGTGTTGCCGCCCTGCGGCACGATCGCGAGCCGCCTCGCGGCGCAGAATTTGACGACTGCGGCGACCTCGGCCGTCGATCCGGGCTTCACCACCGCCACCGCACGGCCGTGATAGCGCCCGCGCCAGTCGACCACATAAGGCTCCTGGTCGGGCCCGGACGCGACGACGTGCTTGTCGCCGACGATAGCGGCGAGCCCGGCCAGCGCATCCTGGAAAGCATCGGACATCGGTTCGCCTCGTCGTCCGGGCTGACTCTAGACGGTGGCGGCTGCGAATGCAGCCGCATCCGCAAGCAACTCTTTCACCTGGGCCGACGGCAAGGATTCCAGCGGCGGCCGCAGGCGCTGCCATCCGGCATGGCCGGTGCGCTCGGCGACGATCGCCTTCAGCGAGGCCATCTGCGGGAACCGCGAGACCAGCTCGCGCGCTTTCACGATACGCGCCTGCGCCGCCTTGAGCGCCGCGTCATCATCGCTGTCGCGAAAGTGCTTGTAGACATAGGCAAGGTCGCGCGCGATGAGGTTCGAGGTCGCGGTGATGCAGCCTGCCCCGCCCTTGCGCAGTAGCGGCAGCAGCAGCGGATCGGCCCCGACGAGAACCGAGAAGCCCGGGAAGCGCTCGACCATCGCGGTCATGTTGGCGAAGTCGCCCGAGGAATCCTTGATACCGGTGAAGATGGCCGGATAGGTCTTGCGCAGCCGCTCGATCAGCGCGTGCGAGATCGGCTGCGCCGACATCTGCGGGATGTGATAGAGCACGACCTTGAGCCTGGCATCGCCGATGCGCTGCACGACCTCGCTGTAAGACGCGTAGACGCCGTCGTCGCTGACGCCTTTGTAATAGAACGGCGGGAGCATCACCACGGTATCGACACCGACCGAGAGCGCGTGACGCGTCAGCGCAATGGTCTCGGTGAGCGCGGCGACGCCCGTTCCGGGGAGAAGCCGCTGCGGCGCGATGCCCGCGGCGACCGCCGCCTCGAGCAGGGCCATGCGCTCGGCCGCGGAGAAGGAATTCGCCTCGCCGGTGGTCCCCAGCAGCGCGATGCCGTCGCAGCCTTCGTCCAGCAAGTAACGGCAATGCGCGACGAAGCGCGCATGATCGGGGGCGAGCTCGGCGTCGAGGGGCGTCAACGCGGCGGAGAACACGCCATGAGGGTGCAGCGATGATGTCGACAAACTTCCTCCGATCGTCAAATCGATATTGTTCGGAATGCGAACATTTGTTATGATCTGCCCCGTTGGTAAGAGCAGGCTGCCGCCGCGTCAAGGGCGGCTGTCATGGCGGGGCATTCGGGCATGGCCAAG is a genomic window of Bradyrhizobium sp. CB1717 containing:
- a CDS encoding iron-containing alcohol dehydrogenase — encoded protein: MTNAFTPIEIQRPTVLEFGNGTITAAARFAERIGARRPLVISDPFNARRVDTLALPGAVKVFGDVKPEPDLPNLEKAVAMAKEAKPDLVVGFGGGSAMDLAKLVAVMCTSDVPFADIVGPEKVAGRSVALMQIPTTSGTGSEAGTRALVTDPVSQNKQAVQSRFMLADIAIVDPDLTMTVPKEVTAATGVDALAHCVEAYTSRKAHPTIDLYALEGARLVGRYLKRAVADGSDREARAGLSLASLYGGYCLGPVNTTAGHAVAYPLGTRHHVAHGLACAVIFPHTLAFNMPAVEEKTVAVLGALGLPQQRDPNLAFEATYAFCKDLGIEMRLSALGVPKNDLGVMADEAHAIRRLLDNNPRDLGRDAILNMYEVAF
- a CDS encoding four-carbon acid sugar kinase family protein is translated as MTTVRLLADDLTGALDTAAEFVGLCGPFDVTWPEAPATSGSGSLAIDSGTRERSKAESVEIVGRLAPQLQGATIAYKKVDSLLRGAWAAELGACLRSGHWASCAVAPAFDYQGRRTAGGQQFARTVQGEWHRVGDNLLDQLRQDGIEARQGSPDTLSQGGVQVFDAESDIDLDRVVEMGRRMPGPVLWCGSGGLAGALARSHRADAPSQLKLPVLGLFGSDQPATASQLAACGEATIALAEGEGATRVERKLEDDRVALVKYSLAEGLTRAEAARRIAHEMAALITALEPPGTLIVAGGETLKAACVALGAHALEVTGRIVPGLPRSILQGGRWAGVDVVSKSGAFGNSELWRDLLRDNHLLRMESPI
- a CDS encoding dihydrodipicolinate synthase family protein, yielding MSTSSLHPHGVFSAALTPLDAELAPDHARFVAHCRYLLDEGCDGIALLGTTGEANSFSAAERMALLEAAVAAGIAPQRLLPGTGVAALTETIALTRHALSVGVDTVVMLPPFYYKGVSDDGVYASYSEVVQRIGDARLKVVLYHIPQMSAQPISHALIERLRKTYPAIFTGIKDSSGDFANMTAMVERFPGFSVLVGADPLLLPLLRKGGAGCITATSNLIARDLAYVYKHFRDSDDDAALKAAQARIVKARELVSRFPQMASLKAIVAERTGHAGWQRLRPPLESLPSAQVKELLADAAAFAAATV
- a CDS encoding FAD-binding oxidoreductase; its protein translation is MSDAFQDALAGLAAIVGDKHVVASGPDQEPYVVDWRGRYHGRAVAVVKPGSTAEVAAVVKFCAARRLAIVPQGGNTGMCGAATPDDHAGNVVIRLDRMRTVRDVSPLANTITVEAGCILAEVQNAARDVDRYFPLSLGAEGSCQIGGNISTNAGGTAVLRYGPTRDLVLGLEVVLPDGRVFNGLRALRKDNTGYALKQLFIGAEGTLGIVTAAVLKLFAPPRSSALALLKLQGVEQALEIMQRLRGAVGDRLGSLEIMSRSQIEAIAATVPHVTIPFELTTPWYLIVELTDTLAGVDLNEPLAAVLADGIEAGLAEDAILASNLAQAKAIWAVRHSVSEGNKRSGYVVSHDSVVPLERQAAFVNNVEARIKAAVPHANVVMHGHIGDGNIHVVALIDRVHCQDPEATARLVAEINEIVDDETAAQGGAISAEHGIGITNRGRLARVADPLDIELMRDIKRLLDPRGLMNPGKIFSAGA
- a CDS encoding tripartite tricarboxylate transporter substrate binding protein; protein product: MRSMWLGLVSAVLLATSPVQAQDGYPSKQVTVIVPFAAGGTADIFARMVSNHLQVKLGKPFVVENVGGAGSILGVTRLAKSAPDGITLGLASTSALAINPSLYGPKLSYQPDKDLVPVAQISVVPNVLVVNPNKVAARTVPELIAYLKANPDKVSFGSAGVGTSQHLAGELFQQMTGTKMVHVPYKGSSQMLTDLLSGQIDLAFDNVPLLLPQVKTGQLAMLATATPKRADFDPQVPAVAEFLPGFEAVAWHGFFVPAGTPKPIVEKLSAEIRAFMQQPETVQKMAELGATAVAVDSEPFAAYIAAETARWKKVIEAANIKLE
- the pdxA gene encoding 4-hydroxythreonine-4-phosphate dehydrogenase PdxA, translated to MTSRHLAITMGDPAGIGPEIIVKACVGLKERIAKGDLRLLVIGSGATLGGAKAALGADIAIPEVTADDPEWPNLCYLQADAEGDPITPGVLSADGGRFAYKAIEQGVRLTQAGRTAAIVTAPLNKEALNKAGYHFPGHTEMLAHLTGVRGSVMLLAHGNMRVSHVSTHVALEDVPKRLTPERLRMVIDLTNDALHRLGIAKPKIAIAALNPHAGEGGLFGRQDIDVSAPTIAKAVADGLDVVGPVPGDTIFVKLRAGQFDAAVAMYHDQGHIPVKLLGFQVDPATGRWQELSGVNITLGLPIIRTSVDHGTAFDIAGKGIANEHSLIEAIDYAERLAAGASAAKS